A single genomic interval of Cucumis sativus cultivar 9930 chromosome 7, Cucumber_9930_V3, whole genome shotgun sequence harbors:
- the LOC101218611 gene encoding aquaporin TIP2-1 yields the protein MAWFTIGSFQDSLSLRSFKAYLAEFISTLLFVFAGVGSAIAYNKITSSGALDPAGLVGVAVCHGFALFVAVSVGANISGGHVNPAVTFGLLLGDQISLITTIFYWIAQLLGSIVACYLLKYVTGGLAVPVHSVAAGIGATEGVVTEIVTTFGLVYTVYATAADPKKGSLGTIAPIAIGLIVGANILAAGPFSGGSMNPARSFGPAVVSGDFHDNWIYWVGPLVGGGLAGLIYFYAFMAYGPSPIPNDF from the exons ATGGCGTGGTTCACCATTGGAAGCTTTCAAGATTCCTTGAGCTTACGCTCTTTCAAGGCTTATCTAGCTGAGTTCATCTCCACCTTACTCTTCGTTTTCGCCGGTGTCGGCTCCGCCATTGCCTACA ATAAAATAACATCGTCTGGAGCTTTAGATCCAGCAGGGCTGGTTGGGGTGGCAGTTTGCCATGGATTTGCTCTGTTTGTTGCTGTCTCTGTCGGAGCTAACATCTCCGGTGGCCACGTGAACCCAGCGGTGACGTTCGGGCTTCTTCTTGGAGATCAAATCAGCTTAATTACCACCATTTTCTACTGGATTGCTCAGCTTCTTGGCTCCATTGTCGCCTGCTACCTTCTCAAATATGTCACTGGCGGCCTC GCGGTTCCGGTCCACAGCGTCGCCGCCGGCATCGGAGCGACGGAAGGGGTTGTGACGGAGATTGTCACCACCTTCGGTTTGGTTTACACTGTCTATGCGACGGCGGCAGACCCAAAGAAGGGATCTTTGGGCACAATTGCGCCGATTGCCATCGGTTTAATCGTCGGAGCAAACATCTTGGCGGCCGGACCGTTTTCCGGTGGATCGATGAACCCGGCCCGATCTTTCGGCCCAGCGGTAGTCAGTGGCGATTTTCACGATAACTGGATTTACTGGGTTGGGCCGCTCGTTGGCGGTGGCTTAGCTGGGCTTATCTACTTTTACGCCTTTATGGCCTATGGGCCCAGCCCAATTCCAAACGATTTCTAA
- the LOC101217831 gene encoding protein THYLAKOID ASSEMBLY 8, chloroplastic — protein sequence MASSLHSTFLKSQISIPIPASTATSPVAVSFRVRCGPRDNRGPLVKGRTLSIEAIQAIQSLKRAERSDPTKLQQVLSTTLSRLLKADLVATLKELLRQERCALALEVFAVIKSEYRAELGLYAEVAAALSRNGAAEEIDRLVSDLDGGDGVIEWGDDDKGLIKLIKAVISGNRRESTVRIYRMMRRKGWGSMIKADDYMIKVLSKGLRRLGEIELADEINREFEDLVGSF from the coding sequence ATGGCTTCTTCTCTTCACTCCACATTTCTCAAATCCCAAATCTCAATTCCGATCCCCGCCTCCACCGCTACATCCCCGGTCGCCGTTTCCTTTCGAGTACGCTGCGGCCCACGGGACAACCGAGGACCGCTAGTGAAAGGCAGAACCCTAAGCATCGAAGCAATCCAAGCAATTCAATCCCTAAAACGGGCCGAGAGATCCGACCCGACGAAGCTCCAACAAGTCCTCTCCACTACACTCTCCCGGTTGCTCAAAGCCGACCTCGTCGCCACCTTAAAGGAACTCCTCCGGCAGGAACGGTGCGCCCTAGCCTTGGAGGTTTTCGCCGTAATCAAATCGGAGTACCGTGCCGAATTGGGACTGTACGCGGAGGTGGCAGCGGCGCTGTCGAGGAACGGAGCGGCAGAGGAAATCGACCGACTGGTTAGCGATTTAGACGGCGGAGATGGAGTGATTGAGTGGGGGGATGATGATAAGGGTTTGATTAAGTTGATTAAGGCGGTGATTAGTGGGAATAGAAGGGAATCGACGGTCAGGATTTATCGGATGATGAGGAGGAAGGGTTGGGGATCGATGATTAAAGCTGATGATTATATGATTAAGGTTTTAAGTAAGGGTTTAAGGAGGCTTGGGGAAATAGAGTTGGCTGATGAGATAAATAGGGAATTTGAAGACTTAGTGGgcagtttttga
- the LOC101218377 gene encoding photosynthetic NDH subunit of subcomplex B 3, chloroplastic, with product MEALHLGSYHLLSSSSFRSFNYITNSSHTLKRFRPLTFRRTQVRAVGTVPQSQSEATDPEEPPIVDLAFVNSVLLPDGTPDVHLRRACGGQKLRNIMLDSNIDLYGPYSRFLLNCAGGGTCGTCMVEIVEGKELLNPRTDIEKDKLKRKPKNWRLACQTTVGKPDSRGMLVVQQLPEWKAHEWGYEEVELSDSSEST from the exons ATGGAGGCTCTCCATCTGGGTTCATACCATTTATTATCTTCATCCTCCTTTCGTTCCTTTAACTACATTACGAATTCCTCCCACACCCTTAAACGCTTTCGCCCTCTTACTTTCCGTAGAACCCAAGTTAGAGCTGTTGGCACTGTTCCCCAGAGTCAATCTGAAGCCACTGACCCTGAGGAGCCTCCGATTGTTGATTTGGCTTTTGTTAAT TCTGTGCTGCTTCCTGATGGAACTCCAGATGTGCACTTACGTCGAGCATGTGGTGGGCAAAAGCTTAGAAACATAATGTTGGATTCTAATATTGACTTGTATGGACCTTAT TCGAGATTTCTGTTGAACTGTGCTGGTGGAGGAACCTGTGGGACTTGTATGGTGGAG ATTGTTGAAGGGAAAGAGCTACTGAATCCTCGAACAGACATAGAGAAAGACAAACTCAAAAGG AAACCTAAAAACTGGAGACTAGCTTGTCAAACCACTGTGGGGAAACCAGATTCCAGAGGGATG CTCGTTGTTCAACAGTTGCCTGAGTGGAAAGCTCATGAATGGGGCTATGAAGAAGTAGAGCTTTCAGACTCATCTGAGTctacataa
- the LOC101217658 gene encoding activating signal cointegrator 1 complex subunit 1 isoform X3, with translation MTGKTEFRSAADQKKKRKTISQAWRPVCTHACPSEGRLDLSVEDDRVESEDGSQVQEMDVRMHTSTSAQPVEVAEEINVVTELSVNMGGDTNLEGQSVTSGEKFSVKLDVGSSLIRFVRGKGGSTQERIEKEMGVKIMIPSSKREEFVVIEGNSVDSVTKASEKIQSIIDEAIKSPSLDYSHFVSLPLAIHPELVEKLINFQNSILRSSESCLDDAEDSDTNEDHTDNEVEVQHTVNAPDVAVELQVDNKREQIKVNINIPIVSYLPKTSKVSTPSDLGIDKSIFIKPKTFHLTVLMLKLWNKERVDAASEVLRGISSKIMDTLDNRPVLIRLKGLDCMRGSLAKARVLYAPVEEIGDEGRLLRACQLIINAFTEAGLVLEKDAKQKLKLHATVMNARHRKSKKKKKFDSFDAREIFKEYGSEEWGEYHIREAHLSQRFAFDENGYYHCCASIPFPHEQHMQVD, from the exons ATGACTGGTAAAACGGAATTTAGGAGTGCTGCTGACCAGAAGAAAAAGCGCAAAACAATCAGCCAAGCATGGAGACCAGTGTGTACCCACGCTTGCCCTTCTGAGGGTAGGTTGG ATTTGTCGGTTGAGGATGATAGAGTTGAGTCAGAGGATGGAAGTCAAGTTCAAGAAATGGACGTCAGAATGCATACCAGTACTAGTGCTCAACCAGTAGAAGTAGCTGAAGAAATTAATGTCGTGACTGAGCTAAGTGTAAATATGGGTGGAGACACGAACTTGGAGGGTCAATCTGTGACTTCTGGTGAGAAGTTTTCAGTGAAACTGGAT GTAGGGAGCTCTCTAATTCGATTTGTCAGAGGGAAAGG TGGATCTACGCAGGAAAGGATTGAAAAAGAGATGGGAGTCAAGATTATGATTCCATCATCTAAGAGGGAAGAATTCGTTG TTATTGAAGGTAACTCGGTTGACAGTGTAACCAAAGCTTCAGAAAAAATACAATCAATAATTGACGAG gCAATTAAAAGCCCGAGTCTTGATTACTCACATTTTGTGTCCCTTCCTCTGGCTATACACCCTGAATTAGTCGAGAAGCTTATTAATTTCCAAAACTCCATTCTACGAAGTTCTGAGTCTTGCTTGGATGACGCTGAGGATAGCGATACAAATGAAGATCATACAGACAATGAAGTTGAGGTTCAACATACTGTTAATGCACCAGATGTTGCAGTTGAACTTCAGGTGGATAATAAACGTGAGCAAATCAAAGTGAACATAAATATACCTATCGTCAGCTATCTTCCTAAAACTTCAAAGGTTTCTACACCATCTG ATTTGGGCATTGACAagtcaatatttataaaacctAAAACATTTCACCTAACTGTACTTATGTTGAAGTTGTGGAACAAGGAGCGAGTTGATGCTGCTTCTGAAGTTTTGAGG GGTATTTCGTCTAAAATAATGGATACTTTGGATAACAGGCCAGTACTAATTAGGCTCAAGGGGTTG GATTGTATGAGAGGTTCTTTGGCCAAAGCCCGTGTTCTCTATGCTCCTGTGGAAGAGATTGGCGACGAAGGAAGACTGTTACGTGCCTGTC AACTCATTATTAATGCATTTACCGAAGCTGGACTTGTTCTGGAGAAAgatgcaaaacaaaaattaaag TTGCATGCTACTGTTATGAATGCAAGACATAGGAAAAG taaaaagaaaaagaagttcgATTCATTTGATGCTCGTGAAATTTTCAAGGAATATGGTTCAGAGGAGTGGGGTGAGTATCATATCCGTGAAGCTCATCTCTCACAAAGATTTGCATTTGATGAAAATGGATACTACCATTGCTGTGCTTCCATACCTTTCCCTCACGAACAACACATGCAAGTTGATTGA
- the LOC101217901 gene encoding auxin-responsive protein IAA21 — protein sequence MSKPLEHNYIGLTEASSMERSPEKNPSSSSSSDSSDSCSHVTNEEKKCATVSFKDTELRLGLPGSQSPERKSGSEISFFGNDFEDKQSNGFSSPCPLNLKNLVSGSKRGFSDAIDGSSAKWVFSGSNGSEVKLGEGAVLFSPKSGKPTIGGLGSNVNTPQSCVTLKAVKEVLPVPQSSNSVQEKKPQVSENGGAPLAKAQVVGWPPIRSFRKNTMTTTNSTKNTDEGEGKSGSSGCLYVKVSMEGAPYLRKVDLKLYSNYSELSLALEKMFSCFTIGQCGTEGLPTKERLSESNSKDFLHGSEYVLTCEDKDGDWMLVGDVPWEMFTESCRRLRIMKGSEAIGLAPRATEKCKNRN from the exons ATGTCTAAACCCTTGGAACATAATTACATAGGATTAACAGAGGCTTCTTCGATGGAAAGAAGCCCTGAGAAGAATCCTTCATCGTCGTCTTCCTCTGATTCTTCCGACTCTTGTTCTCATGTTACTAACGAGGAGAAGAAATGTGCCACTGTGAGTTTCAAGGATACTGAATTGAGGCTCGGTTTACCTGGTTCTCAGTCGCCTGAGAGGAAATCGGGAAGTGAGATTTCCTTCTTTGGGAATGATTTTGAGGATAAACAGAGTAATGGGTTCTCTTCTCCTTGTCctttgaatttgaagaatCTTGTTTCTGGGTCTAAGAGGGGTTTCTCAGACGCCATTGATGGGTCTTCTGCAAAATGGGTTTTCTCTGGGAGTAATGGATCTGAGGTTAAGTTGGGTGAAGGGGCTGTGCTGTTCTCGCCCAAAAGTGGGAAGCCGACGATTGGTGGCTTAGGGAGCAATGTTAATACACCACAGTCTTGTGTTACTTTGAAAGCTGTGAAGGAAGTGCTTCCTGTTCCTCAATCTTCAAATTCTGTTCAGGAGAAGAAGCCGCAGGTTTCAGAAAATGGCGGTGCTCCTTTGGCTAA GGCACAGGTTGTGGGATGGCCACCCATTCGATCCTTCAGGAAGAACACCATGACCACTACCAATTCGACAAAGAACACTGATGAAGGCGAGGGCAAATCAGGATCGTCTGGTTGCCTCTATGTAAAAGTTAGCATGGAAGGGGCTCCTTATCTAAGGAAGGTAGATCTCAAACTGTACAGCAACTATTCTGAACTATCGTTGGCTTTGGAGAAAATGTTTAGCTGCTTCACTATTG GGCAGTGTGGTACTGAAGGACTTCCAACTAAAGAGCGTCTGAGTGAAAGTAATTCGAAGGATTTCCTTCATGGATCTGAGTATGTGCTGACATGTGAAGATaaagatggagattggatGCTTGTTGGTGATGTCCCTTGGGA GATGTTCACGGAGTCATGTAGAAGACTCCGAATCATGAAAGGTTCTGAAGCAATTGGGCTAG CACCGAGGGCCACAGAGAAGTGCAAGAACCGAAACTAG
- the LOC101217658 gene encoding activating signal cointegrator 1 complex subunit 1 isoform X1, whose amino-acid sequence MIVCRSLFRVDRFLKYTAPFVLHQTGLYAYNGWRLNANMTGKTEFRSAADQKKKRKTISQAWRPVCTHACPSEGRLDLSVEDDRVESEDGSQVQEMDVRMHTSTSAQPVEVAEEINVVTELSVNMGGDTNLEGQSVTSGEKFSVKLDVGSSLIRFVRGKGGSTQERIEKEMGVKIMIPSSKREEFVVIEGNSVDSVTKASEKIQSIIDEAIKSPSLDYSHFVSLPLAIHPELVEKLINFQNSILRSSESCLDDAEDSDTNEDHTDNEVEVQHTVNAPDVAVELQVDNKREQIKVNINIPIVSYLPKTSKVSTPSDLGIDKSIFIKPKTFHLTVLMLKLWNKERVDAASEVLRGISSKIMDTLDNRPVLIRLKGLDCMRGSLAKARVLYAPVEEIGDEGRLLRACQLIINAFTEAGLVLEKDAKQKLKLHATVMNARHRKSKKKKKFDSFDAREIFKEYGSEEWGEYHIREAHLSQRFAFDENGYYHCCASIPFPHEQHMQVD is encoded by the exons ATGATAGTTTGCCGGTCTCTTTTCAG AGTCGACCGCTTCTTGAAATATACAGCTCCGTTTGTCCTACACCAGACG GGACTTTATGCTTATAATGGTTGGAGATTGAACGCAAATATGACTGGTAAAACGGAATTTAGGAGTGCTGCTGACCAGAAGAAAAAGCGCAAAACAATCAGCCAAGCATGGAGACCAGTGTGTACCCACGCTTGCCCTTCTGAGGGTAGGTTGG ATTTGTCGGTTGAGGATGATAGAGTTGAGTCAGAGGATGGAAGTCAAGTTCAAGAAATGGACGTCAGAATGCATACCAGTACTAGTGCTCAACCAGTAGAAGTAGCTGAAGAAATTAATGTCGTGACTGAGCTAAGTGTAAATATGGGTGGAGACACGAACTTGGAGGGTCAATCTGTGACTTCTGGTGAGAAGTTTTCAGTGAAACTGGAT GTAGGGAGCTCTCTAATTCGATTTGTCAGAGGGAAAGG TGGATCTACGCAGGAAAGGATTGAAAAAGAGATGGGAGTCAAGATTATGATTCCATCATCTAAGAGGGAAGAATTCGTTG TTATTGAAGGTAACTCGGTTGACAGTGTAACCAAAGCTTCAGAAAAAATACAATCAATAATTGACGAG gCAATTAAAAGCCCGAGTCTTGATTACTCACATTTTGTGTCCCTTCCTCTGGCTATACACCCTGAATTAGTCGAGAAGCTTATTAATTTCCAAAACTCCATTCTACGAAGTTCTGAGTCTTGCTTGGATGACGCTGAGGATAGCGATACAAATGAAGATCATACAGACAATGAAGTTGAGGTTCAACATACTGTTAATGCACCAGATGTTGCAGTTGAACTTCAGGTGGATAATAAACGTGAGCAAATCAAAGTGAACATAAATATACCTATCGTCAGCTATCTTCCTAAAACTTCAAAGGTTTCTACACCATCTG ATTTGGGCATTGACAagtcaatatttataaaacctAAAACATTTCACCTAACTGTACTTATGTTGAAGTTGTGGAACAAGGAGCGAGTTGATGCTGCTTCTGAAGTTTTGAGG GGTATTTCGTCTAAAATAATGGATACTTTGGATAACAGGCCAGTACTAATTAGGCTCAAGGGGTTG GATTGTATGAGAGGTTCTTTGGCCAAAGCCCGTGTTCTCTATGCTCCTGTGGAAGAGATTGGCGACGAAGGAAGACTGTTACGTGCCTGTC AACTCATTATTAATGCATTTACCGAAGCTGGACTTGTTCTGGAGAAAgatgcaaaacaaaaattaaag TTGCATGCTACTGTTATGAATGCAAGACATAGGAAAAG taaaaagaaaaagaagttcgATTCATTTGATGCTCGTGAAATTTTCAAGGAATATGGTTCAGAGGAGTGGGGTGAGTATCATATCCGTGAAGCTCATCTCTCACAAAGATTTGCATTTGATGAAAATGGATACTACCATTGCTGTGCTTCCATACCTTTCCCTCACGAACAACACATGCAAGTTGATTGA
- the LOC101217658 gene encoding activating signal cointegrator 1 complex subunit 1 isoform X2 → MIVCRSLFRVDRFLKYTAPFVLHQTGLYAYNGWRLNANMTGKTEFRSAADQKKKRKTISQAWRPVCTHACPSEDLSVEDDRVESEDGSQVQEMDVRMHTSTSAQPVEVAEEINVVTELSVNMGGDTNLEGQSVTSGEKFSVKLDVGSSLIRFVRGKGGSTQERIEKEMGVKIMIPSSKREEFVVIEGNSVDSVTKASEKIQSIIDEAIKSPSLDYSHFVSLPLAIHPELVEKLINFQNSILRSSESCLDDAEDSDTNEDHTDNEVEVQHTVNAPDVAVELQVDNKREQIKVNINIPIVSYLPKTSKVSTPSDLGIDKSIFIKPKTFHLTVLMLKLWNKERVDAASEVLRGISSKIMDTLDNRPVLIRLKGLDCMRGSLAKARVLYAPVEEIGDEGRLLRACQLIINAFTEAGLVLEKDAKQKLKLHATVMNARHRKSKKKKKFDSFDAREIFKEYGSEEWGEYHIREAHLSQRFAFDENGYYHCCASIPFPHEQHMQVD, encoded by the exons ATGATAGTTTGCCGGTCTCTTTTCAG AGTCGACCGCTTCTTGAAATATACAGCTCCGTTTGTCCTACACCAGACG GGACTTTATGCTTATAATGGTTGGAGATTGAACGCAAATATGACTGGTAAAACGGAATTTAGGAGTGCTGCTGACCAGAAGAAAAAGCGCAAAACAATCAGCCAAGCATGGAGACCAGTGTGTACCCACGCTTGCCCTTCTGAGG ATTTGTCGGTTGAGGATGATAGAGTTGAGTCAGAGGATGGAAGTCAAGTTCAAGAAATGGACGTCAGAATGCATACCAGTACTAGTGCTCAACCAGTAGAAGTAGCTGAAGAAATTAATGTCGTGACTGAGCTAAGTGTAAATATGGGTGGAGACACGAACTTGGAGGGTCAATCTGTGACTTCTGGTGAGAAGTTTTCAGTGAAACTGGAT GTAGGGAGCTCTCTAATTCGATTTGTCAGAGGGAAAGG TGGATCTACGCAGGAAAGGATTGAAAAAGAGATGGGAGTCAAGATTATGATTCCATCATCTAAGAGGGAAGAATTCGTTG TTATTGAAGGTAACTCGGTTGACAGTGTAACCAAAGCTTCAGAAAAAATACAATCAATAATTGACGAG gCAATTAAAAGCCCGAGTCTTGATTACTCACATTTTGTGTCCCTTCCTCTGGCTATACACCCTGAATTAGTCGAGAAGCTTATTAATTTCCAAAACTCCATTCTACGAAGTTCTGAGTCTTGCTTGGATGACGCTGAGGATAGCGATACAAATGAAGATCATACAGACAATGAAGTTGAGGTTCAACATACTGTTAATGCACCAGATGTTGCAGTTGAACTTCAGGTGGATAATAAACGTGAGCAAATCAAAGTGAACATAAATATACCTATCGTCAGCTATCTTCCTAAAACTTCAAAGGTTTCTACACCATCTG ATTTGGGCATTGACAagtcaatatttataaaacctAAAACATTTCACCTAACTGTACTTATGTTGAAGTTGTGGAACAAGGAGCGAGTTGATGCTGCTTCTGAAGTTTTGAGG GGTATTTCGTCTAAAATAATGGATACTTTGGATAACAGGCCAGTACTAATTAGGCTCAAGGGGTTG GATTGTATGAGAGGTTCTTTGGCCAAAGCCCGTGTTCTCTATGCTCCTGTGGAAGAGATTGGCGACGAAGGAAGACTGTTACGTGCCTGTC AACTCATTATTAATGCATTTACCGAAGCTGGACTTGTTCTGGAGAAAgatgcaaaacaaaaattaaag TTGCATGCTACTGTTATGAATGCAAGACATAGGAAAAG taaaaagaaaaagaagttcgATTCATTTGATGCTCGTGAAATTTTCAAGGAATATGGTTCAGAGGAGTGGGGTGAGTATCATATCCGTGAAGCTCATCTCTCACAAAGATTTGCATTTGATGAAAATGGATACTACCATTGCTGTGCTTCCATACCTTTCCCTCACGAACAACACATGCAAGTTGATTGA
- the LOC101218851 gene encoding protein UXT homolog — MDVVTDNFRHEKVQRFEEFVDRRLKPDLVHAIAERDKVFEQQKVFSDLRRNIENLEKNSITNVRTLVNLGSEVYVQGDVPDTRSIFVDIGLGFHVEFTWSEALKFISLKEERLTRQIEEYTQLIASIKAQIKLVCEGIRELLQLPAERTVEERVF; from the exons ATGGATGTAGTAACCGATAACTTTCGGCATGAGAAAGTTCAAAGGTTCGAGGAATTTGTTGACCGTCGCTTGAAACCTGATTTAGTGCATGCAATCGCTGAAAg AGATAAAGTGTTTGAGCAGCAGAAAGTGTT CTCAGACCTTCGCCGGAACATTGAgaatttggagaaaaataGTATAACTAATGTCAGAACATTGGTCAATCTTGGCTCTGAAGTCTATGTACAAGGCGATGT GCCAGACACACGAAGCATATTTGTAGATATTGGGCTTGGGTTTCATGTGGAGTTCACATGGTCTGAagctttaaaattcatttctcTCAAAGAAGAAAGGTTAACCAG ACAGATAGAAGAGTACACTCAATTAATTGCATCCATCAAAGCGCAGATCAAGTTG GTTTGTGAAGGGATTCGTGAATTATTACAACTTCCAGCAGAGAGGACTGTGGAAGAACGTGTCTTTTGA
- the LOC101218066 gene encoding transcription factor bHLH68: MMAGNPNWWAMFPPSSFSSFADHQPQSWSQLLLGDEDRVLNQTQMSHYQPKKLENWEDQILNNNITSSSQFEASTFVDNIIVKQQQLHSNNNILHPNTIISSHHTNKFLDFSSNTNNNNQDHNTNHLALRPAAPDPDHLSESSKNQSIGSTGGACKKARVHPPSSSQPPLKVRKEKLVDRITALHQIVSPFGKTDTASVLSEAIGYIRFLQGQIEALSYPYLQSAPKDLRNSQPMGGEEMMKNEDEKRLMKDLRSKGLCLVPLSCTHLVGADHTNHNNINNNNHHHNNIALPYWSPF, from the exons ATGATGGCTGGAAACCCTAATTGGTGGGCTATGTTTCCACCTTCTTCTTTCAGTTCTTTTGCTGATCATCAACCTCAATCTTGGAGCCAACTTCTCTT AGGAGATGAAGATAGGGTTTTGAACCAAACCCAAATGAGTCATTATCAACCAAAAAAGTTGGAGAATTGGGAAGACCAAATCTTGAACAATAATATTACTTCTTCTTCGCAGTTTGAAGCCTCTACTTTTGTTGATAATATTATTGTCAAGCAGCAACAACTTCATTCCAACAATAATATTCTTCACCCTAATACTATCATTTCTTCTCATCATACCAACAAATTTCTTGacttttcttccaatactAACAACAACAACCAAGATCACAACACCAACCACCTCGCTCTCCGTCCTGCCGCTCCCGATCCCGACCACTTGTCCGAG TCGTCGAAAAACCAGTCCATCGGTTCTACCGGCGGAGCGTGCAAGAAGGCTAGGGTTCATCCACCATCTTCCAGCCAACCACCTCTTAAA GTGAGGAAGGAGAAGCTCGTAGATCGAATTACTGCTCTTCATCAAATAGTTTCCCCATTTGGAAAG ACTGATACAGCCTCTGTATTGTCAGAAGCAATTGGATATATCAGATTTCTTCAAGGACAAATTGAG GCACTTAGTTACCCTTACTTACAAAGTGCTCCAAAAGATCTAAGGAATTCACAACCTATg GGAGGAGAAGAGatgatgaaaaatgaagatgagaAGAGATTAATGAAGGATTTAAGGAGTAAAGGGCTGTGCTTGGTGCCACTGTCATGCACACATCTTGTTGGAGCTGATCATActaatcataataatatcaataataataatcatcatCATAATAATATTGCACTTCCTTATTGGTCTCCTTTTTAA